Proteins encoded by one window of Mycoplasma capricolum subsp. capricolum ATCC 27343:
- the parC gene encoding DNA topoisomerase IV subunit A, with product MSDKSEIILYPLEELLGNRFSRYAKYIIQERALPDVRDGLKPVQRRILYAMNQLNLTFDKPYKKSARVVGEVIGKYHPHGDSSIYDAMVRMSQWWKVNIPLVDMQGNNGSIDGDSAAAMRYTEARLTKISNLLLEDLEKDTVIFSPNFDDSETEPTVLPSYFPNILVNGATGIAAGYATNMPPHNLSEIIDATIDIIKNPNITIDQILKIVKGPDFPTGAIIQNKQGIREAFLTGKGKVIISSKWHQEKNNIVIDEIPYEVVKQDLVKKIGDVIDNNPNLGIKEIRDETDRKGLRIVIELNEKANLETVRKFLFKSTWLSVSYNYNNIIIVDKQPKQLGLIDIIKAYISHYKEVFIKRTEFNLNKTNLRLEIVKGLIKALSILDEVIKVIRKSENRIDAINNLVISFNFTTNQSTAIVDMRLYRLTSTDVNKLLLEKTELIDKIKKYQEILNDNLVLDNEIISRLEEVKKQFGIKRKSQVEDLVEDLDVDQKEVIIEKEINLWISKDGYIKVIDNNILNKNELSSFGKKPNDMWISQGVCSNLDHLILISDQANYYSIPLYKISTSKWKEQGVHINSVATTQPNETIINALVIKEFINSTQHLLLVTKNGLIKRTQISDLETKIFNKSFKIMKISDDDSLVYADLISSKTSYCCIVTKNGYAVRYNIEDIPIQSTISKGVKAANLKDDQIISALSLQTNKDIIIFTNKNNYKKIDQNLIPIYIRPKKGIRILVEKKKNKEEVIFSFAINKEMILSILDQNDQITDINVDDLKYTNLEQNSLTTNINEISYISIKQLIKSIAYDQPALSNSLIEQDNKKIETKNIKFNKPVSEHISISKDIKNKAINNANQVQGTDLSSYLDDISSLLSKFNSPKKDKKTKQLNFEDYFNDENNQNKDDK from the coding sequence ATGTCAGATAAATCAGAAATTATTTTATATCCATTAGAAGAATTACTAGGTAATAGATTTAGTAGATATGCAAAATATATTATTCAAGAAAGAGCTTTACCCGATGTTAGAGATGGATTAAAACCAGTTCAACGCCGTATTTTATATGCAATGAACCAATTGAATTTAACATTTGATAAACCTTATAAAAAATCAGCAAGAGTTGTTGGAGAAGTTATTGGTAAGTATCACCCACATGGAGATAGTTCTATATATGATGCAATGGTTAGAATGTCTCAGTGATGAAAAGTCAATATTCCACTAGTTGATATGCAAGGAAATAATGGATCAATTGATGGAGATAGCGCTGCTGCTATGCGTTATACAGAAGCAAGACTTACTAAAATTTCAAATCTTTTATTAGAAGATTTAGAAAAAGACACAGTTATATTTTCACCAAACTTTGATGATAGTGAAACTGAACCAACAGTTTTACCTAGTTATTTTCCAAATATTTTAGTTAATGGAGCTACTGGAATTGCTGCAGGTTATGCAACAAATATGCCTCCACACAATTTAAGTGAAATTATTGATGCAACTATTGATATAATTAAAAATCCAAATATTACTATTGATCAAATTTTAAAAATAGTTAAAGGACCTGATTTTCCAACTGGAGCTATTATTCAAAATAAACAAGGAATAAGAGAAGCTTTTTTAACAGGTAAAGGAAAAGTAATTATTAGTAGTAAATGACATCAAGAAAAAAATAATATTGTAATTGATGAAATTCCATACGAAGTAGTTAAACAAGATCTTGTTAAAAAAATTGGTGATGTTATTGATAATAATCCTAATTTAGGAATTAAAGAAATTAGAGATGAAACTGATAGAAAAGGTTTAAGAATAGTTATTGAATTAAATGAAAAAGCTAACTTAGAAACTGTTAGAAAGTTTTTATTTAAATCAACTTGATTAAGTGTTTCATATAACTATAACAATATTATTATTGTTGATAAACAACCAAAACAACTAGGTTTAATTGATATTATTAAAGCTTATATTTCTCATTATAAAGAAGTATTTATTAAAAGAACTGAATTTAATTTAAACAAAACAAATCTAAGATTAGAAATTGTTAAGGGTTTAATTAAAGCTTTATCAATTTTAGATGAAGTTATTAAAGTAATTAGAAAATCAGAAAATAGAATTGATGCAATTAATAATTTGGTTATAAGTTTTAACTTTACAACAAATCAATCAACAGCTATTGTTGATATGAGATTATATCGATTAACTTCAACTGATGTAAATAAATTATTATTAGAAAAAACTGAACTAATCGATAAGATTAAAAAATATCAAGAAATTTTAAATGACAATCTGGTTTTAGATAATGAGATCATTTCAAGACTAGAAGAAGTTAAAAAGCAATTTGGTATAAAAAGAAAATCTCAAGTTGAAGATTTAGTTGAAGATTTAGATGTTGATCAAAAAGAAGTAATAATTGAAAAAGAAATTAATTTATGAATTTCAAAAGATGGTTATATTAAAGTTATTGATAATAATATTTTAAATAAAAATGAATTAAGTTCTTTTGGTAAAAAACCAAATGATATGTGAATTAGTCAAGGGGTTTGTTCAAATTTAGATCATTTGATTTTAATTTCAGATCAAGCTAATTATTATTCAATTCCTTTATATAAAATTTCAACTAGTAAATGAAAAGAACAAGGTGTTCATATAAACAGTGTTGCAACTACTCAACCAAATGAAACTATTATTAATGCTTTAGTAATTAAAGAATTTATAAATTCTACTCAACACTTATTATTAGTTACAAAAAATGGGTTAATTAAAAGAACTCAAATTTCAGATTTAGAAACTAAAATTTTTAATAAATCATTTAAGATTATGAAAATTAGTGATGATGATAGTTTAGTTTATGCAGATTTGATTAGTTCTAAAACTTCATATTGTTGTATTGTTACAAAAAATGGATATGCTGTTAGATATAATATTGAAGATATTCCTATTCAATCAACTATTTCAAAAGGAGTTAAGGCTGCTAATTTAAAAGATGATCAAATTATTAGTGCATTAAGTTTACAAACTAATAAAGATATAATTATATTTACTAATAAAAATAATTATAAAAAAATTGATCAAAACTTAATTCCAATTTATATTAGACCAAAAAAAGGAATTAGAATTTTAGTTGAAAAGAAAAAAAATAAAGAAGAAGTTATTTTTAGTTTTGCAATTAATAAAGAAATGATTCTTTCTATTTTAGATCAAAATGATCAAATAACAGATATAAATGTTGATGATTTAAAATACACTAACTTAGAACAAAACAGTTTAACTACAAATATTAATGAAATTTCATATATTTCTATTAAACAATTAATTAAATCAATTGCTTATGATCAACCTGCTTTATCAAATAGCTTAATTGAACAAGATAATAAAAAAATAGAAACTAAAAATATTAAATTTAATAAACCTGTAAGTGAACATATTAGTATTTCAAAAGATATTAAAAATAAAGCAATTAATAATGCTAATCAAGTTCAAGGAACTGATCTTAGTTCTTATTTAGATGATATTTCTTCACTTTTATCTAAATTTAATTCACCTAAAAAAGATAAAAAAACTAAGCAATTAAATTTTGAAGATTATTTTAATGATGAAAATAATCAAAATAAAGACGATAAATAA
- the parE gene encoding DNA topoisomerase IV subunit B has protein sequence MAENKKYDESAIQVLEGLEAVRKRPGMYIGSTDNKGLHHLVWEIVDNAIDEALAGYCTQIDVILEKDNSITVIDNGRGIPTGMHKTGKPTPEVIFSVLHAGGKFDSTAYKSSGGLHGVGSSVTNALSKRFKAIIYRDKKIHEIEFKNGGKLEKPLTFINTTYKTGTTINFLPDDTIFSNAKFNFSLISERLKESALLNSGLKITLSDLISNRYVEYQFQDGLVEFVKELVDDKTPVTDIITINNESKNIIVEIALQYTEDDNEIILGFANNVKTIDGGTHLVGFKSGLIRAINDYAKDQKILKDKTKLDSNDLREGLVAIVTVKIPENLIEYEGQTKSKLGTSDAKTVVEQIVYEFMSYWLIENKVLANKVIENALNAQKARIAAKQARQAIKSVKGKKNVNKLMLGKLTPAQGKKRELNELYLVEGDSAGGSAKSGRDRNFQAILPLRGKVINSEKAKLVDLLKNEEIQSIINAIGAGVGKDFDISDINYGKIIIMTDADTDGAHIQTLLLTFFYRHMKDLIIHKKVYIALPPLYKITFNDKSFIYLWDEEELNKFNKTNTKKYEIQRYKGLGEMNADQLWQTTMDPKNRKIIQVTISDGLLAERMFKTLMGDDVEKRKLWIQENVKFTLEDDQIQIIEMEK, from the coding sequence ATGGCTGAAAATAAAAAATATGATGAATCAGCGATTCAAGTTTTAGAAGGACTAGAAGCAGTTAGAAAAAGACCTGGAATGTATATTGGTTCAACTGATAATAAAGGATTGCATCATTTAGTATGAGAAATAGTAGATAATGCCATTGATGAAGCTTTAGCTGGATATTGTACTCAGATTGATGTTATTTTAGAAAAGGATAATTCAATTACAGTTATAGACAATGGGCGTGGAATTCCAACAGGAATGCATAAAACTGGAAAACCCACTCCTGAAGTAATTTTTTCAGTTTTGCATGCTGGAGGAAAATTTGATAGTACTGCTTATAAGTCAAGCGGAGGTTTACATGGAGTTGGTTCTAGTGTAACTAATGCTTTATCTAAAAGATTTAAAGCTATTATTTATCGTGATAAAAAAATTCATGAAATTGAATTTAAAAATGGTGGGAAATTAGAAAAACCTTTAACTTTTATAAATACTACTTATAAAACAGGAACAACAATTAACTTTTTACCAGATGATACTATTTTTAGTAATGCTAAATTTAATTTTTCTTTAATTAGTGAAAGATTAAAAGAATCAGCTTTATTAAACTCAGGATTAAAAATTACTTTATCAGATCTAATTTCAAATAGATATGTTGAGTATCAATTTCAAGATGGATTAGTTGAGTTTGTTAAAGAATTAGTTGATGATAAAACACCAGTTACAGATATTATTACTATTAATAATGAAAGTAAAAATATCATTGTTGAAATTGCTTTACAATATACTGAAGATGACAATGAAATTATTTTAGGTTTTGCAAATAATGTTAAAACTATTGATGGAGGAACTCATTTAGTTGGTTTTAAATCAGGTTTAATTAGAGCAATTAATGACTATGCAAAAGATCAAAAAATTTTAAAAGATAAAACTAAATTAGATTCAAATGATTTAAGAGAAGGTTTAGTTGCTATTGTGACAGTTAAAATTCCTGAAAATCTAATTGAATATGAAGGACAAACAAAATCAAAACTTGGAACTTCTGATGCAAAAACTGTTGTTGAACAAATTGTTTATGAGTTTATGAGCTATTGATTAATTGAAAATAAGGTCTTAGCAAATAAAGTTATTGAAAATGCATTAAATGCTCAAAAAGCAAGAATTGCAGCAAAACAAGCAAGACAAGCGATTAAAAGTGTTAAAGGTAAAAAAAATGTTAACAAATTAATGTTAGGGAAACTAACACCAGCTCAAGGTAAAAAAAGAGAATTAAATGAATTGTATTTAGTAGAAGGTGATTCTGCTGGTGGTAGTGCTAAATCTGGAAGAGATCGTAATTTTCAAGCAATTTTACCTTTAAGAGGTAAAGTAATTAATTCAGAAAAAGCTAAATTAGTTGATTTATTAAAAAATGAAGAAATTCAATCAATAATTAATGCAATTGGAGCTGGTGTGGGAAAAGATTTTGATATTTCAGATATTAATTATGGAAAAATCATTATTATGACTGATGCTGATACTGATGGAGCACATATTCAAACTTTATTATTAACTTTTTTTTATAGACATATGAAAGATTTAATTATTCATAAAAAAGTTTATATCGCTTTACCTCCTTTATATAAAATTACTTTTAATGATAAAAGTTTTATTTATTTATGAGATGAAGAAGAATTAAATAAATTTAATAAAACTAATACTAAAAAATATGAGATTCAGCGTTATAAAGGATTAGGAGAAATGAATGCTGATCAATTATGACAAACAACAATGGATCCTAAAAATAGAAAAATTATTCAAGTAACTATTTCAGATGGTCTATTAGCTGAGAGAATGTTTAAAACCTTAATGGGTGATGATGTTGAAAAACGTAAATTATGAATTCAAGAAAATGTTAAATTCACTTTAGAAGATGATCAAATACAAATTATAGAAATGGAAAAATAA
- a CDS encoding PTS mannitol transporter subunit IICB, translated as MELKKKIGFFKTKADIDSSLIQNAKFSKNKVKKHIQKIGSFMAGMIMPTVSILIAWGLITAMFLGKYVDGKWVATGWFNFEAFGQLVGPVMKWLIPILIAYTAGNMVYQKRGGMLAGFLIVCAIIGNDFLYKTVMKDWTFGSNGTAVSQTNPPNQIVGAMIISPLLVFIIKKIELTYVNRVKPGYEMLVKNFSLAGLAIIFGLSIFWIWPFIMYGISYAMIAIINLFTKLPWIFPFMAIFTEPLRAVFLNNALNWGVLIPIGLKEVETAGFSAFFMVGGNPGPGFGLLIAYMIWRKQQRAAAGGASVIQLIGGIHEVHYVYILSEPIMVLATISGAFTSLSIVKIFGGGAVAAISPGSLISVIAMSVTAKRILVNAIAVFLGAIISFIVASVIMLIKKKNNSVVMNVQVGDFGVKFSNQEQKQNTQFDWTKVKTIVVACDAGVGSSAMAAGILKKWVKDNQIQVNVSNCAVKDLTNDIDVIITMNNFVEFAKEKSPNAYVFGVDKFLGQNIYDPIKKELLKWKEW; from the coding sequence ATGGAATTAAAAAAGAAAATAGGTTTTTTTAAAACAAAAGCAGATATTGATAGTTCTTTAATACAAAATGCTAAATTTTCTAAAAATAAAGTTAAAAAACATATTCAAAAAATTGGAAGTTTTATGGCTGGAATGATTATGCCAACTGTAAGTATTTTAATTGCTTGAGGCTTAATTACAGCTATGTTTTTAGGAAAATATGTAGATGGCAAATGAGTTGCTACTGGTTGATTTAATTTTGAAGCTTTTGGTCAATTAGTAGGTCCTGTTATGAAATGATTAATACCCATTTTAATTGCTTATACAGCCGGGAATATGGTTTATCAAAAACGTGGTGGTATGTTAGCTGGCTTTTTAATAGTTTGTGCAATTATAGGAAATGATTTTTTATACAAGACTGTAATGAAAGATTGAACTTTTGGTTCTAATGGAACAGCTGTAAGTCAAACTAATCCACCAAATCAAATAGTTGGAGCGATGATTATTTCACCTTTGTTAGTTTTTATTATTAAAAAAATTGAATTAACATATGTTAATCGCGTTAAACCTGGTTATGAAATGTTAGTAAAAAACTTTTCTTTAGCAGGATTAGCAATTATATTTGGATTAAGTATATTTTGAATTTGACCATTTATAATGTATGGTATTAGTTATGCAATGATTGCAATTATTAATTTATTTACAAAATTACCTTGAATTTTTCCATTTATGGCAATTTTTACTGAACCATTAAGAGCAGTATTTTTAAATAATGCCTTAAATTGAGGAGTATTAATTCCAATTGGTTTAAAAGAAGTTGAAACAGCTGGATTTAGTGCATTTTTTATGGTTGGTGGTAATCCTGGTCCTGGTTTTGGGTTATTAATTGCTTATATGATTTGAAGAAAACAACAAAGAGCAGCTGCTGGTGGTGCTAGTGTTATTCAATTAATTGGTGGAATTCATGAAGTTCATTATGTTTATATTTTAAGTGAACCAATAATGGTATTAGCTACAATTAGTGGAGCTTTTACAAGTTTATCTATTGTTAAAATATTTGGTGGTGGAGCTGTTGCTGCAATTTCACCTGGTAGCTTAATTTCAGTTATTGCTATGAGTGTTACAGCTAAAAGAATTCTTGTTAATGCCATAGCTGTATTTTTAGGAGCAATTATTTCATTTATTGTTGCTTCAGTAATTATGTTAATTAAGAAAAAGAATAATAGTGTAGTTATGAATGTTCAAGTAGGAGATTTTGGAGTTAAATTTTCAAATCAAGAACAAAAACAAAATACTCAATTTGATTGAACTAAAGTAAAAACAATTGTTGTTGCTTGTGATGCTGGAGTTGGTTCAAGTGCAATGGCTGCTGGAATTTTAAAAAAATGAGTTAAAGATAATCAAATTCAAGTAAACGTTTCAAATTGTGCTGTTAAAGATTTAACAAATGATATAGATGTAATTATTACAATGAATAATTTTGTTGAATTTGCTAAAGAAAAATCACCTAATGCTTATGTTTTTGGAGTAGATAAATTTTTAGGTCAAAATATTTATGATCCGATAAAAAAAGAATTATTAAAATGAAAAGAGTGATAA
- a CDS encoding PTS sugar transporter subunit IIA → MIKNKDCIFIVDNFKNKNEAIEFVGLKMVELNYIENKYIDFIKQRDQLASVAIGNYLAIPHGTIQGQEFIKNQGIIIVKLNKTMSWDNEKVNWIIGLSLIGDKQIEMLQTIAILFEDIKKVEKITNDLTSVDQIYEFFKNLKIGEE, encoded by the coding sequence ATGATAAAAAATAAAGATTGTATTTTTATAGTAGATAATTTTAAAAATAAAAATGAAGCCATAGAATTTGTTGGTTTAAAAATGGTTGAGCTAAACTATATAGAAAATAAATATATAGATTTTATAAAACAAAGAGATCAATTAGCAAGTGTTGCTATTGGTAATTATTTAGCCATACCACATGGAACTATACAAGGACAAGAATTTATAAAAAATCAAGGTATTATTATAGTTAAACTAAATAAAACTATGAGTTGAGATAATGAAAAAGTTAATTGAATTATTGGATTAAGTTTAATAGGTGATAAACAAATAGAAATGTTACAAACTATAGCAATTTTATTTGAAGATATTAAAAAAGTTGAAAAAATAACAAATGATCTAACTAGTGTTGATCAAATTTATGAATTTTTTAAAAATCTAAAAATAGGAGAAGAATAA
- the gnd gene encoding phosphogluconate dehydrogenase (NAD(+)-dependent, decarboxylating) has protein sequence MLKIGLIGLGKMGFNLIQNIKNKGYEAIGYDLNKSMYQQLNQKDIQTANSILELVNNLPTPRVIMLLVPNGKITQDCFDEVLSYLSAGDTIIDSGNSFYKDSLKRYEIAKSKNINFIDCGISGGVSGALNGACMMVGAEIKAIEPLNDFFKSLCVKNGFLHTGRVGSGHFCKMIHNGIEYGMMQAIGEGFEILNNSEFDYDLEKVSLMWNNGSVIRSWLIELMINAFKNDPKLENLTGQIDMNGEGLWTVQQALEQNTPAPVIALSVIMRQRSKLEDTFSAKVVSSLRNSFGGHEIKKK, from the coding sequence ATGTTAAAAATTGGATTAATTGGTTTAGGTAAAATGGGGTTTAATTTGATTCAAAATATTAAAAATAAAGGTTATGAAGCTATTGGATATGATTTAAACAAATCAATGTATCAACAATTAAATCAAAAAGATATTCAAACAGCAAATAGTATTTTAGAACTAGTTAACAATTTACCAACCCCAAGAGTTATTATGCTATTAGTACCAAATGGAAAAATTACTCAAGATTGTTTTGATGAAGTTTTATCTTATTTATCAGCTGGTGATACTATTATTGATTCAGGAAATTCATTTTACAAAGATTCATTAAAAAGATATGAAATAGCAAAATCTAAAAACATTAATTTTATAGATTGTGGAATTAGTGGTGGAGTTAGTGGCGCTTTAAATGGGGCTTGTATGATGGTTGGGGCTGAGATAAAAGCTATTGAACCATTAAATGATTTTTTTAAATCTTTATGTGTAAAAAATGGTTTTTTACACACTGGAAGAGTTGGTAGTGGTCATTTTTGTAAAATGATTCATAATGGAATTGAATATGGAATGATGCAAGCAATTGGTGAAGGTTTTGAAATTTTAAATAATTCAGAATTTGATTATGATTTAGAAAAAGTCAGTTTAATGTGAAATAATGGAAGTGTTATTAGATCTTGACTAATTGAATTAATGATTAATGCATTTAAAAATGATCCTAAACTAGAAAATTTAACTGGACAAATTGATATGAATGGAGAAGGATTATGAACTGTTCAACAAGCTTTAGAGCAAAACACACCAGCTCCAGTAATTGCATTATCTGTAATTATGCGTCAAAGAAGTAAATTAGAAGATACATTTTCAGCAAAAGTTGTTTCTAGTTTAAGAAATAGTTTTGGTGGACACGAAATCAAGAAAAAATAA
- a CDS encoding NADP-dependent glyceraldehyde-3-phosphate dehydrogenase, with amino-acid sequence MYKFKALLGGKLFDNNKELEIINPVDFSVAGKVVSLTKQDINDAFIAAKTSQKAWENTDLEKRIAILDKWKQLIDQNREELAQIIMSETAKPYKDCLTEVIRSVEYIDQTFYEVRNLKTLIIDGAKYGAKNKIGTFMRVAKGVGVAISPFNYPINLAVSKIFPCLVTGNSIVFKPATQGSLIGAKLGELAYQANLPKGIFNVVTGRGREIGDDIVTNKLADFVSFTGSVETGKHLLEISSTKDVVLELGGKDPAIVLDDLDLEKYAKEIISGAFSYSGQRCTAIKRVITTDKIADQLIPLLKEKINKLTVGLPKDNCDITPLIDQKTADFVYSLIDDAKQKGATVIIGDKQEKNLIYPTLVDHVTSDMRLAWEEPFGPVLPIIRANSVDEMIELANKSNFGLQASVYTKNLDQALTVAKKLEVGTVNINGKSQRGPDVFPFLGVKDSGFGVQGIVDTLLFSTRYKGIVINN; translated from the coding sequence ATGTACAAATTTAAAGCACTTTTAGGTGGTAAACTATTTGATAATAATAAAGAATTAGAAATTATTAATCCTGTTGATTTTAGTGTTGCTGGAAAAGTTGTAAGTTTAACTAAACAAGATATTAATGATGCATTTATAGCAGCAAAGACTAGTCAAAAAGCTTGAGAAAACACCGATTTAGAAAAAAGAATTGCTATTTTAGATAAATGAAAACAATTAATTGATCAAAATAGAGAAGAATTAGCACAAATTATTATGAGTGAAACAGCTAAACCTTATAAAGATTGTTTAACTGAAGTAATTAGAAGTGTTGAATATATTGATCAAACTTTTTATGAAGTTAGAAATTTAAAAACTTTAATTATTGATGGAGCTAAATATGGAGCTAAAAATAAAATTGGAACTTTTATGAGAGTTGCAAAAGGAGTAGGAGTTGCAATTAGTCCATTTAATTATCCAATTAATTTAGCTGTTTCAAAAATTTTTCCTTGTTTAGTAACAGGAAACAGTATTGTCTTTAAACCGGCCACTCAAGGAAGCTTGATTGGTGCAAAATTAGGCGAATTAGCATATCAAGCTAATTTACCAAAAGGAATTTTTAATGTTGTTACTGGTAGAGGAAGAGAAATTGGTGATGATATTGTTACAAATAAACTAGCTGATTTTGTTTCTTTTACTGGAAGTGTTGAAACTGGAAAACATTTATTAGAAATATCATCAACAAAAGATGTAGTTTTAGAATTAGGTGGAAAAGATCCCGCTATTGTTTTAGATGATTTAGATTTAGAAAAATATGCAAAAGAAATTATTAGTGGTGCTTTTAGTTATTCGGGTCAAAGATGTACAGCTATTAAAAGAGTAATTACAACTGATAAAATAGCTGATCAACTAATTCCACTTTTAAAAGAAAAAATTAATAAATTAACTGTTGGTTTACCAAAAGATAATTGTGATATTACTCCTTTAATTGATCAAAAAACAGCTGATTTTGTATATAGTTTAATTGATGATGCAAAGCAAAAAGGTGCTACAGTAATAATTGGTGATAAACAAGAAAAAAATTTAATTTATCCAACTTTAGTTGATCATGTTACAAGTGATATGAGATTAGCTTGAGAAGAACCATTTGGGCCAGTTCTACCAATTATAAGAGCAAATAGTGTCGATGAAATGATTGAATTAGCAAATAAATCTAATTTTGGATTACAAGCTAGTGTTTATACTAAAAATCTAGATCAAGCTTTAACTGTTGCTAAAAAATTAGAAGTTGGAACAGTAAATATTAATGGAAAATCTCAACGTGGACCAGATGTCTTTCCATTTTTAGGAGTTAAAGATTCTGGATTTGGAGTACAAGGAATTGTTGATACTTTATTATTTTCAACTAGATATAAAGGAATAGTAATTAATAATTAG
- a CDS encoding TrmH family RNA methyltransferase, producing the protein MEVISSVSNPKIKEILKLKDRKHRNKQKLFIVEGFHMIMEAYNDQIIKTLLGTSKALEVLKDEIPNIEQVIEISENVAKKISDTVTSQQIFAICSMPENTKIDFENNILLLDQIQDPGNLGTLIRSAASFNFKTVIASPNSVNFHNQKVLRSTQGNLFQVNLVNEYLVKVINQLHDNNYIIIGTSLHDDSKALSKVKFDSDDKYALIIGNEGKGISPELLDLIDLNINIEMAENVDSINAAVAGSIIMYQINNAK; encoded by the coding sequence ATGGAAGTCATTAGCTCGGTCTCTAACCCAAAAATAAAAGAGATATTAAAATTAAAAGATAGAAAGCATAGAAATAAACAAAAACTTTTTATAGTTGAAGGTTTTCATATGATTATGGAAGCTTATAATGATCAAATTATAAAAACATTACTAGGTACTAGTAAAGCTTTAGAAGTGTTAAAAGATGAAATCCCAAACATAGAACAAGTAATTGAGATTTCAGAAAATGTTGCTAAAAAAATTAGTGATACAGTAACAAGTCAACAGATTTTTGCAATTTGTAGTATGCCTGAAAATACTAAAATTGATTTTGAAAACAATATTTTATTATTAGATCAAATTCAAGATCCAGGCAATTTAGGAACATTAATTAGAAGTGCTGCTAGCTTTAATTTTAAAACAGTGATTGCTTCACCAAATAGTGTGAATTTTCATAACCAAAAAGTTTTAAGATCAACTCAAGGTAATTTATTTCAAGTTAATTTAGTTAATGAATATTTAGTCAAAGTGATTAACCAATTACATGATAATAACTATATTATTATTGGAACTTCACTTCATGATGATAGTAAAGCTTTAAGTAAAGTTAAGTTTGATTCAGATGATAAGTATGCTTTAATTATTGGAAATGAAGGTAAAGGAATTTCACCAGAATTATTAGATTTAATAGATTTAAATATTAATATTGAAATGGCTGAAAATGTTGATAGTATTAATGCAGCTGTTGCTGGATCTATTATTATGTATCAAATTAATAATGCTAAATAG
- a CDS encoding dUTP diphosphatase has translation MVDNKTLKWLSEKQVILDQFIQNKWNFKNDKTLLDKKITAFLVELGEYANEERSFKYWSNKKPSDLEIQLDEYIDGIHFIISVGNQINYNFEQFDYNFLNKDSIIDIYFEIISCLNSFIVDNNNINYSKLLNAFLNICEIKNYNQDQIIDAYNIKNEINFQRQNNNY, from the coding sequence ATGGTAGATAATAAGACATTAAAATGATTAAGTGAAAAACAAGTAATATTAGATCAATTCATTCAAAATAAATGAAACTTTAAAAATGATAAAACTTTATTAGATAAAAAAATTACAGCTTTTTTAGTAGAACTTGGTGAATATGCTAATGAAGAAAGAAGTTTTAAATATTGATCTAATAAAAAACCATCAGATTTAGAAATTCAATTAGATGAATATATTGATGGGATTCATTTCATCATTAGTGTTGGAAATCAAATAAACTATAATTTTGAACAATTTGACTATAATTTTTTAAATAAAGATTCTATTATTGATATTTATTTTGAAATTATTAGTTGTTTAAATAGTTTTATTGTAGATAATAATAATATAAACTACTCTAAATTATTAAATGCATTTTTAAATATTTGTGAGATTAAAAATTATAATCAAGATCAAATTATTGATGCATATAATATTAAAAATGAAATTAATTTTCAAAGACAAAATAACAATTATTAA